The Episyrphus balteatus chromosome 3, idEpiBalt1.1, whole genome shotgun sequence genome segment GGTGCTTACAAAATTGTGACAGTTTTGAATTTTCAGTAcaattgaactaaaaaaaaatggcgaatTTCAAAGAGAAAACTAAACTGTTTTGTCAAGACATTTATTGACTAGATTTTCTACTAACGATTATTTAGAGGTACCTATACATTTGAGAGAAGTAGCGCCACTTTCCCTCTTCATACGAGTAGTTTTAGGTGATTTTGCTATTCAGCATCAGAAAAATTGAATGTAGGTTCAGTGATAATGGAAAATATCTCTCAAAATTTCTCTACCACTTTTTTGGAACATggtgcttacaaaaaaaaaaatgaaattaaagcgtaaatacctacatatttttctCCAGGCTTTACCCagttttaaaaatgcaaaaagataattttcttgtTAACCCATTAATTACGAGTTGATATTGCTTGAAAAAGCTATTCAGCACTAAaggaattgatttaaaaatcaaactaaATGTAAATCTCTTAgagccatttgctgaatcgaaacttaaataaattatgttgaacataaactcttattccctactttttcctttgcgtaaactgtcacataaggatttatgtagaacttaagtgcttaagtttcgattcagcaaacgggtctTAAATTCTTTCAACCACAACTTTGAAATATTAGTGCttacaacaaaataaataagagatatttctttatttaaaattcaatcaGCTGTGAACTCTGACTGTAAATTGctattttttattactttacAACTCAggaagaaaaagttaaaattgaGATTGGTTTCAATTCGTGTTCGCAAATCCCCAGGAAACCGACgcagttatgaataccagagttatgcgccACAGAGTTGcgcgcgtcaaagttacgcaaaaccgaagttacgaaaaaccgaagttatgaaagacagAAGTTATGAAAGatcgaagttacgaaaaaccgaagttatgaaaaaccagagttatgaacaccgaagctatgaaacgatgtttttaggttggcaaccattgagatgaacgatatacgggaggaacgtaccaaaaagctagagcgtataggttgagtcaaggcaagaaaaaaattgtatgggccGGGGGTTTCTATTCCCCtccgtttagccgggaggggagatttaaaaaaaaaaatgacttaatttgaaaaaaaaaattatttaaaatcaacggttacaccaaaAGTAACGTACTGTacgttttttttaaagccaaaaactatatattttaatatgtttttaaatatagcTGTTTAATTcactagtttttgaaaaattagtttttaaaatcaaaattttgaaaaaaagtaaaaaaataaatttcgaacttatttctttcaaaactttatgtaattaagtgctaatttaaattacataatttaatgttcttgtttgttttaaaacgaaaactgaaaactggatccaaaaacgtcttgtcgttttcgataaattaaaagccatatatttttttttaaattaatttttcaaaaactgttccattaaacagatttatttaaaacaatacagggtgtccggtaaaaaatggataagcctgaaatggctgataggtatGACTGTACTATCTATCTATTTTCGTTCTAAAgctaaattacttttttatagcCACTATTCAATggttgtacaattttttttatggtaatgtattagaaaaattattgtaaaatatgactgatcaAAAGAActgataaaatattaataaaataatttgttaaattaataggctttttttgcactttggtaccaataaatTTCTAGTAActttagatttgataaaaacaattaccattctgcaatcccctttggacgcgcatatttttaaaaaagttggccacctacattcctatagattttttgttatagataccacaggtgtttaaaatttttcataaaatatttttttttatattttgcatcgaaaaacgaatttcaatattttttctataaaattataaatacaattttcaagTGCTTATGGTTTTagtcaattattgtagaaaattataaaaaaaaagaaatttataaaattcattcattcgtggttctggtgaacgaaaacgtaagatgatgaaatttaaaatacactgaacgaaaaaaaactaatattttctaaactggttgcgattttctatttggttttagtacagtcataagtttagctatcagccatttcaggcttatccatttaccggacaccctgtatacaagaACAAgtctttggctttacaaaaaagtacagTACGATATTaatggtgtaaccgttgatttttaataattttttttccaaattaagtattttttttttaaattcctgcTTCCCGCCTAACCGGAGGGGATTAGACACAACCGTCCCATACAATTTTGTTCTTGCCTTGACTCAACCTATACGCTCTAGTTTTTTGGTACGTTCCTCCCGTATATCGTTcatctcaatggttgccaatccaaaaacatcgtttcatagctttggtgttcataactctggtttttcataacttcgatttttcgtaacttcggtctttcataacttcggtctttcgtaacttcggtttttcgtaacttcggttttgcgtTACTTTGACACGCGTAACTttgtcgcgcataactctggtattcataactccgttaccatttctcAGCTATCCAGCAATTATtactgaattaaattaaaaagagaaagttatgatcccctcgatatcgagatcataacagcgccgaatAAAAGGAAGAACAAGATGGATTTGTTTTAGTGTTACCAAATTTATTGCTTACAAAGTTTTCATCAAATTCAGCTATTCAgcaaataaagttaaaatgaATCAGAGTTTATAgtttgtattttaaatattaaagacGTTTCTACTCCTTTGTAACGCACCACTGTGAACTGTCTTCTTCATCCTCTTGTGTGttgttttattaaatgaatTCAGCCCCAAATTTAATAAGCTTACAACTTTATCTTAGACAAGAGCCATTTGAAAAAATACTATCCTAAAAGcttaaatgcatttaaatttCGTCCTCCTCCCACAATCAAAATAAGAAAAGCTTAATTTATCCTGTATCCATTGCGCATCATCCTGACTCCTGTCAAAAGcatcatcaaaacaaaaaatatattcgcATACAACTTTTTCCCAGGCAGACGCTTAAGTATAATATTTTCTTACGAGTATAGGTAGTTCGTCCTATTTATCCAAAGTCAGTGCGTCGTAAAAAGGAATAtaacataaaaaattaatttagaaaaaaaaaaacaaaaaggattgCATTTTTGGGGTACAATTTGCAAAATCCTCCGGTCGAAGTCATGCGAAGTCGTACTGAATTAGTGACCACAACATTCATCGATTCCGAAGACGATTTTACAGAAACAGATGATTCTGAGGAAGATTGGCGCCCATCGGCATCCAAtcgaaatgtaaaaaaacgctCTCACACCACAAAAGGACGAAATCGTGGCAGCCGCAAGAGAAAATCTTCAGGTACATCTTCCAATGGAACGAATCACaagaaaaatcgacgacaaGCTGCTCAAGATGCAATCTATCAAACATTTGACGATTCAGATGATGAGGACGAAGAGGATTATGAATATTTCAAGGCGGCAAGGACACAATTGGCTGCCGAGGTCGAACCAAAAGCAATAATATTACCGCCAAAGAAAAAAGAGAAGAATCTGAGTATGAATGGAAATACTGCTTCAGGGATATTTCAGCTTTTTCTATATCGCAAGGACTTAAAGGAAGACTATGTGACAAATTCTCATTTGTGCTTGTGGCGCAAAGATGGTACAAACTTGTTGCAAAAATACATAAGGGTAAAGACTGGAGTTCCTGATGAATTCATGTTTACATCGTCTTCTGTGGTAAGTTATTGCTTCGAAATAGACTCTTAGATGTTCAAAGTTAGGGTAAtattttgggtaattttttagTATTCGACGTGGGATGAGAAACGACGCCGAGATTTTGTGACTTTTGCTGTCAAATGCCACGAAGAAAACCACCGCAGAGTAACATTTGTCAATACAAATGACCTTCACTCGTTGGCAAGAAGTGAATTGGAAAGAATTAATCCGGGTATGGAGGACCATCATGTGGACAATGATGAAagcgaagaagaagaaaacgacGCTGATGCTGAATATAACTCTGATGTTAGTGAATGTGATGAAAATAATGGTTTATTTCAACCAGACGATGACGAAGCAGAGGTCGAATGCGATGAAGAAAATATTGAGGAAATTGAAGATGAAGAGGAGCAAGCTTCTGAGGAAGATGACCCAGTTGAAGAGGAATTTGATGATTTTGAACAGCTAGAGGAAGAAGACgatgaaattgaagaaattgagGAGAACGATGATGAAGACAAAGAGAATCAATATGAATCTGACCATGAACAAGAGTAAGATAAGACTAAAGATGATAGatttgtagaatttttttatatttgttttgagtttttgCGATAGGGACAATATGGACAAATTGTgtgcttaaaaaatttaaaaggtcTTTCTTAAATTCAGcaaatttgtttgcttttaagtttttaactatccttttttaatgaaaacttaaGTGCTTACAATTCTAAATCACTTTAATTTGACATTCAGCTAAGAAAACGGTTATTCAGTGGCATacaaaaaatagagttttacaatatatttgatttaaaaaggaaaaaacagcATGCTGACAAAGTTATTCAACCTTTTAAAGTGACTGTTAAATTTTTGAGTctatttattttggattttttttatttaaacatgtccacatttgaaaaaagataaaacaaacTGTGCTTACATCTCTTATCCCAAGCAGCATAGCAATTGATATAAAGTTTGTTAACTATTTTAAGTAATAATTTTCGTCTAGCCATTATATCTAGCTTAAAGTAGTAATTAGAGCTTTAAATTAATgctcaaaacaaaatataaacacgcacctgaaaaaaaattattcttcttGTACTTCAATCTATTAATCGGATTCTTTTTTGAACTGAAAGTTTATTGTTCTCCTATTTTTAAATTGCTAACTATAACGCTCAAAGAGATGCCAAATGAATTGTGACTCtcacttaaaaattaaagctaTAAGCATcacaattaatattaattttattaataataataaaattaattatatttaataaaaagtaactataaaatcaaaaattaatgaaaGTCCTAATCCTACAGTAATTTTATCCTTAAGTACAACGATACTTTAGAAATtattgtatatttaaaattataagatacaaaaaacaaaaacaaatattattaaaaattgtgattttaaaaattaagttcatttatatactattatttatttaaaaatattattatagttTATTTCGATGAATAAACTCTGTTAGCTTAGTGCACTTAAGTATATATTATAGTATTAttatagaaatacaaaaaaaggaataaGAAATTCAGTTCAAAGTGAGAAggagtcgaaaaaaaattattaaaactatAAGGACATCTTTGTATTGctaatcaagaaataaaaaattaatcatggaaaccaaaattttgattttttatttaactaacgTCTTTTTGACGTAATTTTATTACTatgtaaatatgtatttaaaaaagtacaagACCGCAGTGCAATAATACATAACATTGCATTTGCgttgcaaacaaaataaaaaaagttatcagAACGATTTAAACTGGGGTTGAACTATggcatacgtacgttaacgtattgaagCTTTATGGCTCTATCTTCTTCTTCTGATTTAATAGAGAGAACAATTATAGTCAAAACGATAaagtatgatcgtaatcgtgtgccgtaattcgacccctggtcTCGAAAGAATGAAAACAATTCTTATACAAACTGTTACGATTtatgtttaaacaattttctttacatAAAGGAATCATGGAtccaaagtagtaaaaaaaaaagttttttgcattttctaacggaaatatttcaaaaacggaagctCAACAATCTTCGGAATCGAGTTGAGTTcagcaccaaaaaccttcagaaaagtatgtttttgttTCGGTAACAAAACTCTTGTAAACTATTAGTGTTTATAAAAGTGCAACTGGGAAAAAAATCCACAATGGACGAGAATTGGCGCCAAAGTTGAGTTACAGGATTATGTATCCCATAgccaaaaaatcaaacaaaaggactttttggttacttagtaaccaaaactataaaacaaaattttatatacatataatttgtttatttgtatttgttctgtgttaaatttgaattttttttttgtaatttttaaatttaataagctaaataaacttttaatttttgattcttatttgaatgcattttgtttttctgtttatttattaattctgACGACAAAGAAAATGAAGTTGTTGTTCAATTATTGAGTGCAATTGTTATTTTATATCGATTTGAGTGTTTTGGCATTTAAGCCAAATTTGTTCTTCACATTATTTGCCGGTTTTAcacgtacactgtggcgtatacgtactttttttgtttgtttatttattgattttttttttaatggatgtgAAATAATGGGGAAGTGAAGACTGTTGGTCAAGCTAGAAACTGTATGTTGATATGTTATCTGGCGATATGAcacattatttttaagtattttattttactgaatAGAATGAGATCTTACATCATATACGAccactaaaaacgcagtttgaTTAAAATAgcttggagccgttttcgacaaaattgcaataactcaaaaatttgtacactttttaagtgagatattaaaaaaaaaaaaacaaataaaaaaacaatggaaactacgaaaaaatcatctgttccgaatttcaaacaaaaatccgTTCACCCGTTTTGGCTTCAGCTTCATGTACAGATGGAAACACGAAACCAATGCTTGCCCTATATAGAGCAAGTTAAAATGTGTGTTCATGTGATGTAGtgtggttttttgtaaaatgttatGCCGGGataatttgaaacatttttttggagTGAGATATGTATGTAAAAAGTTTAAACTAGGTacttcgtttattttttttgtttttaactgataCAAGCGAACAATAACTGTGGAGATATGGCTTTGTTCGTATTTGTGTTTCACTCAAGACGTTTCTCTCTGTGTCTATTACGTAATACGAGCGGAAAAACAACAATACTGAACTAAACGATAGTCACGACGGAGGGCGATTATGTAAAACGAGAAAGTCGTTTGGCCAAACTAaaccaataaaaataatatttttgaggcTCACATAAATTCTACCACCAAACGCAATGATATTATaaacgaaaaagaaaattaaacgaTAGGTAAATTGCAGTAGTAAagattaacgagtatcgttgaagtaaaacgattatcgtaatacGTAGTCGCATTTCAACGAAAACGAAGCAGTTTCAAcaataatcgttttacaaaataaggCCCCTGGTGTACACCTTCTTTGATTTTGAATTCTTCGCTGACTTCAGCTGCgcatcttactttagtaactgctccaaCTTGCATATCACATATTATCTCTGAATTTCAATAAACCTCTTTGTACAATCGGCGTTTCTGGACAACTGGACTGCAAATACTCGAATTCAGATGTTTACAGGTCCCTTAACAAAATaacccaaagtaaaaaatttccgAATCATGTCTTTTTTTCTCCTACACTTAAATTATGAAACgatttgttgaaattgaaggCAAAAACGGACAAGTGTTCGATTTCATTCTGAATCTTCCCCAATAGAATGAATCACATCCTCATTCCATTTGATAAGTAGTcataatcaaaaacaatgaattTACGTTAACATCAAAGaaaattacacattttttttaattttattttctaaataataattaattttgttatttcatgaaaccaaaaaaaaataaaaaaaacagcaaaaaaaaaggaagtgaGCAATAAATTcagatacaaaacaaaatcaaagaaaattatctttcaactttaaaacaaaaataaagtataTTTCCATTTCTACAGGCTCTTCTACTGATCTAAAAGTGATATATCATGGGACAACCGAAATTTAAACTGGGGAATATTTTGTGGGAAGAAAAAGTCTACATTGGCGggagattttattttcaaagaaaaggAAAAGGGAATTTAGGGATTTAAGATGATATTGCTTGTCAATGCCTCGCTACCGACGACGTTCGCCTTTGACGGTCTTGCGTTTTTCCTTTTTCTCTTCTCTCAGCTGCTTCTGCTTTTCACGATCCTCCTTGTCCTTTTCCTTCTTCTTTTGACTGTCCAAGCGGGCTTGTTCACGACGTTCCTTCTGCAGTTGTATGACATCGTGGACATTGGTGTTCTTTTGAAGTCCAGCTGTACTGGCCTTTTCATCAGGTTCGTCAGCATCTTCCTCTTCGCTAATCTCAGTCTGTAAATATTAAAGAATTCAACCATTTCCAAAGTTAAAAGATATTGGATGTGTTACCTGACTGTATTGAGCTAAAATCTGTTCACGGATTCTTAATTCATCAGCTGTATATTGACGTTGTACGGTGGTTTGCAGTTTCTGAGATTCGAGCATTTTGGCCAATTGGACATCAACGTCGACTTTTAATTTGGGTTTGGAATCGTCTTTTTCCTTCGGATGACATTCATTCCATTTGTTTAGGATTTCTTCAATAACTTCTTCAATGTTGTTGTCCTAATTGAGTTATTAGATTTTCATGATTTGTTGGTATACATTCTTTCATTGTCTATTATACTTACAATAATCTCACCAAGGATACCCTCGAGggcatcttttttctcttcaatTGTTTCGTCGTCTTCGAGAATTCCAGTGATATAAGAACCAAAGACACTTTCGTCTGTATTTAATTGACGAAGTTTATCATTTAGCCATTTTGTAAAATTCCCGGCAGCAGAAGAATCATTGCCAGAACCGGCAAAGGCCATGATTTTTTCGTTTTAACTTCTTTTTGTGATCCTATTTCTGTGAAGAATTGTTCTTCTTCCAGgcaggttaaaaaaaattttttgacaggTGAGGTGAatttcttcatttcattttttttaccataaaTGTCAAAGAGCTTTTGAGGTGAATATGAAATGGACAtgtttcactaaaaaaaaaaattgaacgtaTTCAGTGATTTCGATCTCTAATTTTGAATCGGAataaaattctaacaaaaaatacccaaaattttaggccgtgtgcgagttgcgttaaaatgttggttaaatatACTACCACTATTAAattttgacgtttggttaaaaaaaggatcaaatttattttttggcactactttgcttaaccgaagctgaaatatTAGTTGGGTGTTGTGCCTAATCACGTTctacttttacattttctaggaacaaacgtcaaaaagaggaacaaTTTAGCAATACCCTCCAAAAATTCAGTTACCTTcatgagcatcttcccccttcattcatcatccctcttgcctacaaactcactgcttaggcgattgaaaaatcaacgtgtagccaggcacaaatagaataataaaaaataaaaaacaaacaaataattcgtacattttcaatatttcaagaTGAATAATCATTTgaggaagtactttgtattaaaggtataactacaacggccacttttagcaaaaattcaaaaagtgaaaattttcaaaaccattttgtgacagtttttccaaccacaaaattaaaaataatgatgcaaaaagcttattttttgggttaaaaaacaatttttgtagttttttcgaaaaataaatagagctagaaagaaataaaaaaatttttacttttgtaaatttcccactttttcacttttttggtcattgtagttaagtcttacggccagttgtacaaacgtggttcagcctcggatcaggaatttaaatCGCCAATTTTGACGGATTAGTagtggatcaactttggttcaaggatggatttagctatttcaacctatatggacctagaaccagtgctaaaaatcaattttaccaccgagatcagaagataaaagttgctgaaccgtggattaaatatttgtacaactggcccttaaagccttaactacattgactcaaaaagtgaaaaagtacaaaagtgaaaattttcaaacgcatttttgtataattttacgACCTGATAAATTacaacaaatgatgcagaaatcttattttttgatctaataaacaatttgtatactctttttcacaaaacaatttcgctaagcagaaaaaaaaatattttcactttggtacttttcaaaaagtggtaTATGTAGTTAAACCtttataacaaaatttatttcaaatctatcttgatatttctattttgagaaacatcaaattttaaccactagtgtcaaatttttcaCTGCTCCAcagctgggtaaattttaacccGTTTTCGCACACGGCCTCAGGCTGGGTTCACACTTGTTTGACCAACATGTTCAACATATACGTTCCAAATCAACATATTGAAgatttaggcccatttgctgaaacgagtcttaaatatttaagtaaatcATAAAGGCCTAAGTTTCACATaccggtttgcacgaacttaaaAGTAACCCCTAAATCTGACTAAGTTTAACATTATTTAGGATGAGGAAATAGTAGATCATAAGGGTTTTATGTTCTTCTTAAGCAATTTTAactgcgaaaaaaagaaaaaaacaccccttaaaaatgattttgggtGTAAAGTGAACAATAATTATAAGTTTAAGAACGGTTAACTTACTTTATACGTGTTAACTAGTAGCAGATGGTACAATTTGCCGCACAAATTcgtatacattttttaacattttgctgTCAACATTTTCACACAcaatacaaacaaacacaatgacacacaaatacatacacaaaaataattctttcaaattaataatttgttttttattgaattaaacaCCATTTATTTTACCGCTTTCACtaatattcattttttcttcaataaacatagacagaataacaaaatttcttgaattattttccgtaaattgttcaaaaacaatttaaattaactGACGTTTGTGTCGATTTGACAATTTGATTTGAAGctctcagcgatttctcgccatgaaagtaaatcattgctaggattaacataaatattttttagcaacttggaataaactaagtaaaacagaaGTGCTATGTTTGACCTAGCTAAGATCTAAATTtatgatccgtatgagcaaatgggccttaaacatttcaaaattattcTTTCTAGTGCgatttgtttttaaacccaAAAAATAGGCTTTATACATCTTTTGGCGATTTTctttttaggccgtgtgtgaattgggttaaaaatttaacctctcttaaatttttgacaaccgGGTTtcagagcccattaaatttttaacagctgaaattttctttataaaaaatagaaacaaaaattcaaaattgattctcaaCTCAAATACCGCATAACTTTCTGGTGTGACCAAGCCCTTAAGGgttgagtgaaaaaaaaatacagcttTCCGCGTTGAACGAGACCATATTATTATTACCTGCAttcagcaaacaaaaaaatacaccaaaaagTACACTACGAACCAACACATTCGAAATGTCACATATTTGACACATTCCTTTTATTTGTGAAGGCAACTTGAAAAAACGTGCGcattttgtgttgaaaaataatattttaaaaaaatattaaatttatttactttaaaaggcaaaaaattaattaatatattaaaaaatgcgTCGTCCAAAAAAggtaaatagaatttttccaaTATAAAGCCTTTCCCAAACATTTACATCTGATTTATCTTCAATAATACAAAAACCATGCTTGTTTTTATTTGTCATTTACAGTATCAGTCTGGTGAAGCTGCTCAATATGTTACCCGAAAAGCAGCCCTAAAAAAACTCCAACTGACTTTGAATGACTTCCGCCGATTGTGCATCATTAAGGGAGTATATCCCCGTGAACCAAAACATCGAAGACGCGCACAGAAAGGTTCATCAGAAATAAGAGTCCTCTATCATGCCAAGGACATTCGATTCCTTTTAAGTGAACCCATTGTTTGGACACTTCGTAACTACAAGGTAAGTTGGaaagaaaaagaattattaTAATTAGGTTGGTGGTGATGACCTTTTGTTTATGATATGTTGTAAAACGGGCTTCAGgtcaaatgaaataaatgtaTTATTGTCACGACGCACCTTTCTTTCATGTCTATGAACATCATCAGGTGATGGCAAAGGAATCTTTTGTCGAATTCCAAACAACCAAAAAATCGATCTTCAATCgacttgcagtcgctactttttccttaaatgaattccaatgaaaaaaatcgctacttttcaaatctattttttgagaCAGATTTACCTACATAGGGcggattggcaaaaaataacagttaaaaataaagtgaagtatcatactTCAAGACAAGTTTATTTAAGTTTGTATAGGAAGgtaaaaaagacaaaattaaatgtttatcaAAGAtagttttcttttatatttcctGCCAAAGATGTCTACCACTTCATTAGCGTCATTGCATTAAAGCCAATCCATTCAAAAGCTCTTCTGTCATCCTCTTGCGAAGGAATGGTTTTAATCGACGTAAGGTAGAAAAAGCTCGCTCAGTAGTGCTAGTAGTCACTGGAAACGTGCAAAGCAAGTGCACAGTGTGGAGTGTGggacagattttttatttttttataccacaaacaaaaaacatcatATATAAATCTCTGGGTGCCGGCCGGTGTGctcggatttttttttgcagatatATTTGGTGATTACTGATTACTTTGAAGAAAGGTATTGATTTATTAGTTTAAGgactcaatttttttcttgtttctttctATTGCTTATTGCAAGATCGTtcatttatttgtgaggtgttGCTTATCATAgaaaagggatgcaacaaacaataaaattcgcatttccagccagaaatagacaagggATTCACTCAAGTTCTACCTGTTATTTTATTCATGTATTTGAACAACTcatataatttgatttgctttaagtatgtACACAAAATCCCCCCCACCCCCCT includes the following:
- the LOC129915996 gene encoding coiled-coil domain-containing protein 43 — translated: MAFAGSGNDSSAAGNFTKWLNDKLRQLNTDESVFGSYITGILEDDETIEEKKDALEGILGEIIDNNIEEVIEEILNKWNECHPKEKDDSKPKLKVDVDVQLAKMLESQKLQTTVQRQYTADELRIREQILAQYSQTEISEEEDADEPDEKASTAGLQKNTNVHDVIQLQKERREQARLDSQKKKEKDKEDREKQKQLREEKKEKRKTVKGERRR
- the LOC129915993 gene encoding uncharacterized protein LOC129915993; this translates as MRSRTELVTTTFIDSEDDFTETDDSEEDWRPSASNRNVKKRSHTTKGRNRGSRKRKSSGTSSNGTNHKKNRRQAAQDAIYQTFDDSDDEDEEDYEYFKAARTQLAAEVEPKAIILPPKKKEKNLSMNGNTASGIFQLFLYRKDLKEDYVTNSHLCLWRKDGTNLLQKYIRVKTGVPDEFMFTSSSVYSTWDEKRRRDFVTFAVKCHEENHRRVTFVNTNDLHSLARSELERINPGMEDHHVDNDESEEEENDADAEYNSDVSECDENNGLFQPDDDEAEVECDEENIEEIEDEEEQASEEDDPVEEEFDDFEQLEEEDDEIEEIEENDDEDKENQYESDHEQE